The proteins below come from a single Rosa rugosa chromosome 2, drRosRugo1.1, whole genome shotgun sequence genomic window:
- the LOC133733755 gene encoding kiwellin-1-like, translating into MKFHFCSSGAFLFIFIILVTICLSIEAQTCNPSGKIVGKKPPPRQCNPENQSECCKKGKLYTTYKCSPPVSKHTKATLTINSFEKGGDGGGASECDNKFHSDNTRVVALSTGWFNNRKRCSHYITIHGNGRSVKAKVVDECDSTMGCDPDHDYQPPCPHNIVDASPAVWKALGVKESDWGEMQIFWSDA; encoded by the coding sequence ATGAAGTTCCACTTTTGTTCTTCCGGTGCttttctcttcatcttcatcattctTGTAACAATCTGTTTGAGCATTGAAGCTCAAACCTGCAATCCAAGTGGCAAAATAGTCGGTAAAAAGCCTCCTCCGAGACAATGTAACCCTGAGAACCAGTCTGAATGCTGCAAAAAAGGCAAGCTCTACACCACTTACAAGTGCTCTCCTCCGGTGTCCAAGCATACAAAAGCAACCTTGACGATCAACAGCTTCGAGAaaggtggtgatggtggtggagcgtctgAATGTGACAATAAATTCCACTCGGATAACACCCGGGTCGTGGCATTGTCCACCGGGTGGTTCAACAATAGGAAGAGGTGTTCACACTACATTACCATACATGGTAATGGAAGGAGTGTGAAAGCCAAAGTTGTTGATGAGTGTGACTCCACAATGGGTTGTGATCCTGATCATGATTACCAGCCTCCATGTCCTCACAACATCGTTGATGCCTCTCCAGCTGTTTGGAAGGCCTTGGGAGTTAAGGAAAGCGACTGGGGTGAAATGCAGATATTCTGGTCTGATGCCTGA